The segment ccgatgaggcagacgaggcaactgcctcgtctgattttttggcaaaaaagaaaataaaattatataaatgttatattataggatatatgtttaaaatgaagacaagcacctttgtctttgacaccatattacgattctttacatagtacaaatgaaacacaaacatgataaattgggatttaaaaagtgtcattttcagtcgtaaagtcaatcggcggcccccaatcccctgcctcccctgatttagaaccctacttacggccctgtcTATCAAAGACTTTCTGTGACACACTTGTTAAATTCTTACAATTGCCTTTCAAATTCTCATTTGACCACAAATGTATGTGATCTAATGTTATTACAAATTCATTTCCTGCCCGCTTGTTTATATTTTCTTCCTTTCGCTGCCTTATTTTAGTTTCAGAATAAAATATAGTGCAATGGAAGGAATGCAGATAATATACCTCCCCCCTTCTTCACTTTCACTGGAATCATCTGAGTATAACGATACTGCTTTCACAATGTGAAGGTCCATTTTGCAGACGACACctttgttcattttgaaatttcatcagTTGACAGCACACACTATCCGATATACAAAGATCTATGGTTTTCTCTACATTGTTGGAGACCTGGGTTACTTCTAAAACAGAATTCGAAACCAGTTCATCTgtgagtgtatatatatatatatatatatatatatatatatatatatatatatatatccaaattgtgtttttaaaaaaaatcacagtgtccggtataaaatattaaaagaaatagaataaacagtacacaaagttaaaaatttaacgcaagcgctttcattttataatcctcaggcgttacattttaaaatagttttgaaatggtttgacgtcataaaggcgtcctaacatttcacgtacataacgacgtcataaatttatgttatgtacgtgaaatgttaggacgcctttatgacgtcaaaccatttcaaaactattttaaaatgtaacgcctgaggattataaaatgaaagcgcttgcgttaaatttttaactttgtgtactgtttattctatttcttttaatatatatatatatatatatatatatatatatatatatatatatatgatttgcAGTCTTTAATTAACGCCTAATTTTCAGTCGTACAGCAACATGCATTTCGTCACTCTAGTTCTCTTTATTATTGCACTTGTTTTCTCGACCGAGCTGGCCAGTGACCGACCGGAATCTGACCAGCCTGGAGCTGTGGaggaacattttaaaatgatcttCATCGTCGCTAGTCACACTTACTGAGTCCAGAAGttacctaccctacctcaaaATGTGAACGTTCATAAAGGTTACGACGAGGTTATATCCTTAAAACACACACAGGGCATTTCTTTTTCATAATATCATAATGACAATATGTTGCGTGGAAACTGTAAAATAGTATGAATGTATAAAAGTGGTGACCATGTGAGCTAAATTGTCAAAGTATTTCTCGGTAGTACTTGTATATATAAACCCCTTTTCATGGTACATTATTTCATAGTCAGTATCAACACGCTGATTGAGAAGTCCGAGGAAGGACAGAGAAAATTATGTTCGTTCTTTTACCATTCCTCTGTGCCGCCGTATCATTGGCTGAGTTGACCACTCTCCACAAAGGCCGAAATCTGACCAGTATGGAAGAGCGACTTTCCTATCTGGAGAAAACTATCGTACGTCGTATAAACGCCACAGAGCGCGTGCTAGGACAGTTGCTGACAGGGAGAGATGATGCCGATATATCGGCTCTGAATGTACTTGCTCTTAGATCTGGTAAGACAAATTCTCCTTTAAAACCCATTAATTTCTGATATAAGATCAGTAATATAACAACACACTAAATGgactattattattatatttattcaaGGAAAGCATAAGATAAATTACAAATCttaatcatatacattgtaaaatacattaataatgtcaattagggatcacaaatgaatttttggcaCATTGCTATCATATGTACGCAATAGCACTCCAGATATCATCACAGCTATAGCCACCAACaacatcattatcaaaatacatgCTTATCACAGTACCAGGTCTTATCACAAACAATATAAATCATatactttaaaataaatctttgcctaggataacccatgaaagcaaTTTATAAATcttgcttatttccaatgggggcccagggggcgaagcccccggaagctcctggattttacagattttatagggcttgaaataggTCTCCTAtataagtcatttgtactattttctattatttttaataaggtgaaattagtaaaatgacgcaaattttaagcgttttggaaaaaattaagttctcccaataaagttattcaagaaatcaaaatattttgtcatttatttctccgggagtagtagaaattattgcttcttttatcgtttagtacttttttctaaacaagaagcatgtaccacgatttaccttaaatttgaaaattttatgggggtggggggggggggcgccccGGCTTCGCCCCCTTAAACCCGCTACTGACCATCcattatatatgatatatatattatcatatttattaatttattaatatattCTTTTGCTTGGGGTATTGTCAAATCATAGCTGCTTCTTTTGGTATAGTTTTCGTGAATagcaaatttcaaaaatattttcgcTGGTTCGTAAACTTCGTGGAAAGCTATTCTTTCATGAGAAAGATGTGTACTTCATGGTCACCTGTATTCGTGGTCTGCCATAAGCATGAAAAATGATGAAGCCACAGTACGGGAATTTTGAATACTAGTACGCGCGCACCAATTACTGTTCCTAAAATCCTGGTCACCGTCCTATCCCgtgtaaatatttttgttctGGCACGTTAAAAATTTAGGTACATGTACTGTTAATTTTACAAACTAAGTCACAGCTACAAAGAGGACGTCCAAAGACCGCTGTCATCGCTTCTCCCTCCTGCTAGACACCTGGTGActcctctgatatgtccaggggtccatgttagCCCTGctcgtaattttgtattcttcttaggagttatgagatcgattgAACACTATTCATCTTTTCATTTTACAATTTACCAAATACATAGGAAGAACAGATAATTAGTTATATACACCACACATACTTGCACACAAACACTATCTAGGAACTAACATCCATGAACataattttctctttttctGAAATAGGTATGTTAGCCAGTCCCTCAGAGCCTGTTCTGTTTTCTGCTTACAAGTCCTCATCTACCGGTGGAATAAGCTCTAAGGTCACCATTAGGTTTGACAGGACCTACATCAACCTAGGAAATCACTACCATACAGAGGACGGAATCTTCATCGCTCCCAAAACCGGCGTATACCTGTTCCACTGGACTATCGCTACGGGGGGCAGTGCGTTCTCCTCTCAGCTGATGGTAGGGGGTACTGTTCGCGCTTCCAATCTCGTTCCTTATCCAGGCGGGGTAGATTCCAGTTCAGCGATGGTAATATTGAACATCAGTGAAGAGGACCACGTCTGGATACAACTGTACGGTTCTTCAGAACAGGTCTATGGTGGTAGCAATTCTGAAGGAAATTACCAATCAACGTTTTCTGGAATCCTTGTACATACTCCTTAGTGACCATGATAACCACACTTAATAAACAAGTCTTTGCTGTGTATAAGAATGATTATTTGTAATTTTAGTTGCTTTCTATGAATGTAAATACTGgcatatttcaataaatcaatgaatagagtagtggttttttaaaaagaaaacatcaatcgaaatatttatatttgtattgtttttagctcacctgagctgaaagctcaagtgagcattGCTGATCATTCATTGttcgtcgtctgtccgtccgtctgtctgtaaacttttcatactttcgatttcttctccagaaccattgagccaatttcaaccaaacttggtacaaatcatcctcgAGTGAAGAGGATCCATGTTTGTTCAAAGGAAGGatcatgccccttcaaagggaaaataatacaatgcaaaaatagagtggggccatttaaaaatcttctcaagaaccactgggccagaagagctgacattgacatgaaaacttcctgacgtagtgcagattcaagtttgttaaaatcatgacccggggtaggggggtaggatggggccacaataagggatcaaactTTATAtacggaaattctttaaaaatctccttctcaagatccattgggccaaagaagtttacatttacatgaaagtgtcCTGACACTGTAGaatcagtttgttaaaatcatgacccacccaagtgtaaaaggggtacctggctatagacagtgaaagatattgttagaatgttagtgctctagcgcttgtaatggcagccagcactgtatgcttcctaggagcaGCACACGCTGgataaagcgctatataaaaccaatcattattattatcattattattacccccggtggtaggattgggctacaatctgactaaagtacacacacacacacacacacacacacacacacacacacacacatatctatatatatataattaaaaagatacacgaagacgtttagtaaagctttagcactttcatttcaaatcttcagaagctttacattaCTTTGTTTAGattactaaatgtaaagcttctgaagatatgaaatgaaagcgctaaagctttactaaacgtcttcgtgtatcttttttattttttacctatactttaaATCTTTTACCAATCATTGCAAAAAGtcattatctatctatctatctatatatatagagcactaaaatgaccaacgacacgaacaaccagattgtcaaattttcgggacgacccgtcccttcttcggggcaaacgaaaagaattacataatgtgatCAATATCAAGGAATAACAAAacctacatataaatatatctagcactacaactacactaacctacaaatgtatttacaacacagactacatgttttttggtttttagtcttgccaatcaatgttaaaagcggagcgaattaggacatgccttattcggcCAAAAAGctgatcacccccccccccccaaccccccaaaaaaccaacaaaacaacaacaacatgtGGTCTGTGtagtaaatacgtttgtagattagtgtagttgtagtgctagatatatttatatgtagtgttttgttatttgttgatatcgaccacattatgtaattcttttcgtttgtccttaAGAAGGGaccccgaaaatttgacaatctggttgttcgtgtcgttggtcattttagtgctttgtataattttttgtatttgaccttgtatccatgttgtggatccgagaCTTTTAGGTATTGGGTGTTCTTGGaacttagtgcttttatatccatatatatatatatatatatatatatatatatatatatacatatgtatatgtctgtattttAGTCACATTGATATGGATTTGCCTTctacaggggatcaaagttttacatagaaatatatagggaaagtctttgaaaatcttcttctcaagacccactgggctagaaatgtaataattgacatgaaagcttcctgatagagtgcagattcaagtttgttcaaatcatggcccccgtgggtaggatgggtccaccataggggatcaaagatttacatacaaatatattaggaacatctttgaaaatgttcttctcaaaaactattgggccaaagaagtttacgtgtacatgaaagcttcctgacatagtgcagattcaagcttttaaaaatcatggcccccgggtgtagtttggggccacaatagggatcaaagttttacatgcaaacatgtagggaaaatctttagttatagtcaaggtgactcaggtgagcgatgtggcccatgggcctcttgtttaataatTAAGAGTATAATTAATTATGattaattattaattaattataataatcaaTTAATGGTAGTTCAAAATCTCTTGACGAAAGATCTTGAAAGTAGGtgagaaaatataaaacagcgtattttgatattggtttgatatacattgtaaatttcaaggaATTTGCTTATTCCTCTTCTCAAAAAAGTGTTTACATTTGATCAGCTTTTATATTCCATTTCCTTTTAATACATTTGATATATGCAAATGATGATTAACGTGCAAAATATAGGTCATTGTTATTCATCCATATACTTTATTCGTAAATGAAGAATATTCCTCGAGAACTGAGTTCTTTAATCTGTACTTCTATCGACATATAAATGGCAAATGGGTAGGTAGATAAGTTATACATATGAACAGAAGATACAATTAGTCAGGGTTTAATCCAATATTCATGAATATGAAGTATATTAATTTGGGGGAAACAGGAGCTATCTAAAAAATCATATGTCTCTAATCAAGTCGAACTGAATTGGTTCTACTGATAGATTATGTTCAcaacattttatcaaattaattttttatgtcGTATAAATCTTGTTTCAGTGTTACGTTCTATTTTTGGACATTGTGACTTGATTATGAATTTCAGCCATTGATCCTGAACTACAGAAAAGCAAAACCTATGTGTAAGACCCAATACTGAAAGAGTTATAGATATGCTACGAGTTAtttatcatatgtatatattgggCGGTCAGGatgaggagggggggggtgtaggaAGAGAGGAGGGAGAAATAGGCAGGCAAAAATGATGTGCATT is part of the Ostrea edulis chromosome 2, xbOstEdul1.1, whole genome shotgun sequence genome and harbors:
- the LOC130051996 gene encoding complement C1q tumor necrosis factor-related protein 7-like — its product is MFVLLPFLCAAVSLAELTTLHKGRNLTSMEERLSYLEKTIVRRINATERVLGQLLTGRDDADISALNVLALRSGMLASPSEPVLFSAYKSSSTGGISSKVTIRFDRTYINLGNHYHTEDGIFIAPKTGVYLFHWTIATGGSAFSSQLMVGGTVRASNLVPYPGGVDSSSAMVILNISEEDHVWIQLYGSSEQVYGGSNSEGNYQSTFSGILVHTP